Proteins from a single region of Cupriavidus sp. MP-37:
- a CDS encoding MarR family winged helix-turn-helix transcriptional regulator, with protein MPSKSASSPQPAPLSKADFEALSDFRYQLRRFLRFSEDAAREEGLTVQQYLLLLHIRGCADKDWASIGELAERLQAKQHGVVALVNRCEAAGLVKRRLNAEDRRVVQVHLTAKGERYLNRLAMLHRTELESLRGAFRVARITQFNDDGAERG; from the coding sequence ATGCCCAGCAAGTCCGCCTCGTCGCCGCAACCCGCCCCGCTCAGCAAGGCCGACTTCGAGGCACTGTCCGACTTCCGCTACCAGCTGCGCCGCTTCCTGCGGTTCTCCGAAGACGCGGCGCGCGAGGAAGGCCTGACGGTGCAGCAATACCTGCTGCTGCTGCATATCCGCGGCTGTGCCGACAAGGACTGGGCCTCGATCGGCGAACTGGCCGAGCGTCTGCAGGCCAAGCAGCATGGCGTGGTGGCACTGGTCAATCGCTGCGAGGCCGCCGGGCTGGTCAAGCGGCGGCTCAACGCCGAGGATCGCCGCGTGGTGCAGGTGCACCTGACGGCCAAGGGCGAGCGCTACCTGAACCGGCTGGCGATGCTGCACCGGACCGAGCTGGAATCGCTGCGCGGCGCGTTCCGCGTGGCCCGCATCACGCAGTTCAACGACGACGGCGCGGAGCGCGGCTGA
- a CDS encoding YggT family protein: MFSEIALFLLDTVFTLFGMALLLRVWMQLTRLPTRNPVSQGVFQITDWLVRPLRRIIPGVGGIDWATILAAWLTAVVFLALVALISGIDLPGFIPAMLLTAVLYVLKWAISLVMWVTLLMAILSWVNPHSPITPAIDHLTAPVLRPIQRVVPRLGGFDVSPLVLFVIAQILLMVIARLGAGIIGLH; the protein is encoded by the coding sequence ATGTTCTCGGAAATCGCTCTCTTCCTGCTGGATACCGTCTTTACCCTGTTCGGCATGGCGCTGCTGCTGCGCGTCTGGATGCAGCTGACGCGGCTGCCCACGCGCAACCCGGTCTCGCAAGGCGTGTTCCAGATCACCGACTGGCTGGTGCGGCCGCTGCGCCGGATCATCCCGGGCGTGGGCGGCATCGACTGGGCCACGATCCTGGCCGCGTGGCTGACCGCGGTGGTGTTCCTGGCGCTGGTCGCGCTGATCAGCGGCATCGACCTGCCCGGCTTCATCCCCGCCATGCTGCTGACCGCCGTGCTCTATGTGCTGAAGTGGGCCATCAGCCTGGTGATGTGGGTCACGCTGCTGATGGCGATCCTGTCGTGGGTCAACCCGCATTCGCCGATCACCCCGGCCATCGACCACCTGACCGCGCCGGTGCTGCGCCCGATCCAGCGCGTGGTGCCGCGCCTGGGCGGCTTCGATGTCTCGCCGCTGGTGCTGTTCGTGATTGCGCAGATCCTGCTGATGGTCATCGCCCGGCTGGGTGCCGGCATCATCGGCCTGCACTGA
- a CDS encoding LysR family transcriptional regulator: protein MNETIQWNDWEAFCCVVEQGTFTAAAEQLDCPKSRVSAAVARLETAIGAKLLERTTRRMRLTDAGKAVYRDVAPLFARLREIRQETLAREERVQGVLRIATPYEFGAQQLGGVICRTLAAHPALDVAVEITQGLVDPIRDGFDVAFVIVDADLPDSGTVARRIYHVERGLFAAPALAASLPAQLRPEDLANMPTLTTPGDTVWEFTRDGQTVSVPIRPRMQTHNAELRLQGALAGLGIARLSVIYCEAEVAQGRLVRVLPDYPLPPLRVFALLPDRRLQPRKVRAFMEAIESMMVSELPPEGDAETARDAGLDAAADGLAPGEARTAG from the coding sequence GTGAACGAAACAATCCAATGGAATGACTGGGAGGCGTTCTGCTGCGTGGTCGAGCAGGGCACGTTCACGGCCGCGGCAGAGCAGCTTGACTGTCCCAAGTCGCGCGTGTCGGCCGCGGTCGCGCGGCTGGAAACCGCCATCGGCGCCAAGCTGCTGGAGCGCACCACGCGCCGCATGCGCCTCACCGATGCGGGCAAGGCGGTGTATCGCGATGTCGCGCCGCTGTTCGCGCGGCTGCGCGAGATCCGCCAGGAAACACTGGCGCGCGAAGAGCGCGTGCAGGGCGTGCTGCGCATCGCCACGCCTTATGAATTCGGCGCGCAGCAACTGGGCGGGGTGATCTGCCGCACGCTGGCGGCACACCCCGCGCTGGATGTGGCGGTGGAAATCACGCAGGGCCTGGTCGATCCGATCCGCGACGGCTTTGACGTCGCCTTTGTCATCGTCGACGCCGACCTGCCTGATTCGGGCACGGTGGCGCGCCGCATCTACCATGTCGAACGCGGCCTGTTCGCCGCGCCGGCGCTGGCGGCCAGCCTGCCGGCGCAGCTGCGCCCGGAAGACCTGGCCAATATGCCGACGCTGACCACGCCCGGCGACACGGTGTGGGAATTCACTCGCGACGGCCAGACCGTATCGGTGCCGATCCGCCCGCGCATGCAGACCCACAACGCCGAGCTGCGCCTGCAGGGCGCGCTGGCGGGGCTGGGCATCGCCCGGCTGTCGGTGATCTATTGCGAGGCCGAGGTTGCGCAAGGCCGGCTGGTGCGCGTGCTGCCTGACTATCCGCTGCCGCCGCTGCGCGTGTTCGCGCTGCTGCCCGACCGGCGCCTGCAGCCGCGCAAGGTGCGCGCCTTCATGGAAGCGATCGAATCGATGATGGTGTCGGAGTTGCCGCCGGAGGGGGACGCCGAGACGGCGCGGGATGCGGGGCTGGATGCCGCCGCGGACGGGCTCGCGCCGGGCGAGGCGCGCACGGCGGGTTGA
- a CDS encoding MFS transporter, translated as MQQTPVQAGSDALAPAIPAIPAPAAPGTTTSPRPRMQIASHPEMGHWRLSLFGLTLGLVTGIDFSSTLMMGVASQHIQGGVGAAPEDYLYAISAYAATAVLMNMVLDQLARRITYKRFTMVSLLVFIAGSLICAEFASPAGLISGKAVQGLGAGGLFAASRILVQLVSTPAERAPLMLRFGGGAFSMLAITPWLTSIFLDDIGWRAVFLFQAGIALPVLLSVALTYPTRAARDPHPPVSTLDWPAAIAAALGALVFLHTLQEMRYTRFFSSLEMPLAALCGVALFAFSGWRLYRHPDPWIDFSRLAGRQYLYGLGFYTLYYLLSSAWSFLLPTLTQTGLGLTFRTTCMLLSTSGTVSAIGAIVITLGMALVFRKRRVIAIGFVIYACAAMLLSHQLMPGAPDYALVPVVLLEGLTPVLLMVQVASMTYLEVPVEDFSHAYQFKNVCKQIASAMGTGLASVFMQDGLAQHRTHLVEHITRFNPGLQMPDALSAAGLAKISQEVDRQATLLAGMDLLHGFAALCVVAAVFVLVQRSFR; from the coding sequence ATGCAACAAACGCCTGTCCAGGCTGGATCGGACGCGCTAGCCCCCGCCATTCCAGCCATCCCCGCCCCCGCCGCCCCCGGCACCACTACCTCCCCGCGCCCGCGCATGCAGATCGCCAGTCACCCCGAGATGGGTCACTGGCGTCTTTCATTGTTCGGTTTGACGCTGGGGCTGGTGACCGGCATCGACTTCTCTTCCACGCTGATGATGGGCGTGGCCAGCCAGCATATCCAGGGCGGCGTGGGCGCTGCGCCGGAAGACTACCTGTACGCGATCTCGGCCTACGCCGCCACCGCGGTGCTGATGAACATGGTGCTGGACCAGCTCGCGCGGCGCATCACGTACAAGCGCTTCACCATGGTGTCGCTGCTGGTGTTTATCGCGGGCTCGCTGATCTGCGCCGAGTTTGCCAGTCCGGCCGGGCTGATCAGCGGCAAGGCGGTGCAGGGGCTGGGCGCGGGCGGCCTGTTCGCGGCCTCGCGCATCCTGGTGCAGCTGGTGTCGACGCCGGCCGAGCGCGCGCCGCTGATGCTGCGCTTTGGCGGCGGCGCGTTCTCGATGCTGGCGATCACGCCCTGGCTGACCAGCATCTTCCTGGACGATATCGGCTGGCGCGCGGTGTTCCTGTTCCAGGCCGGCATTGCGCTGCCGGTGCTGCTGTCGGTCGCGCTGACCTATCCGACGCGCGCGGCGCGCGATCCGCATCCGCCGGTGTCGACGCTGGACTGGCCCGCCGCGATCGCCGCCGCACTGGGCGCGCTGGTGTTCCTGCATACGCTGCAGGAAATGCGCTACACGCGCTTCTTCAGCTCGCTGGAAATGCCGCTGGCCGCGCTGTGCGGCGTGGCGCTGTTTGCCTTCAGCGGCTGGCGGCTGTATCGCCATCCGGACCCGTGGATCGACTTCTCGCGCCTGGCCGGGCGCCAGTACCTGTACGGGTTGGGCTTCTACACGCTGTATTACCTGCTGTCGTCGGCGTGGTCGTTCCTGCTGCCGACGCTGACGCAGACCGGGCTGGGGCTGACCTTCCGCACCACCTGCATGCTGCTGTCGACCAGCGGCACGGTTTCCGCCATCGGCGCCATCGTGATCACGCTGGGCATGGCACTGGTGTTCCGCAAGCGGCGCGTGATCGCGATCGGCTTTGTCATCTACGCGTGCGCGGCGATGCTGCTGTCGCACCAGCTGATGCCGGGCGCGCCGGATTACGCGCTGGTGCCGGTGGTGCTGCTCGAAGGACTGACGCCGGTGCTGCTGATGGTGCAGGTGGCGTCGATGACCTACCTGGAAGTGCCGGTCGAGGACTTCTCGCACGCCTACCAGTTCAAGAACGTGTGCAAGCAGATCGCCTCGGCGATGGGCACCGGGCTGGCCAGCGTCTTCATGCAGGACGGCCTGGCGCAGCACCGCACTCACCTGGTGGAGCACATCACCCGCTTCAACCCGGGGCTGCAGATGCCCGACGCACTGTCCGCCGCGGGACTGGCCAAGATCTCGCAGGAAGTCGACCGGCAAGCCACGCTGCTCGCCGGCATGGACCTGCTGCATGGCTTTGCCGCGTTGTGCGTGGTGGCGGCGGTGTTCGTGCTGGTGCAGCGCAGCTTCCGCTGA
- a CDS encoding IclR family transcriptional regulator: MASSTDSRQTPPPASPTADSAAAPEKPSDSYVQSFARGLSVIRAFNAQHPAQTLTEIAQASGLTRAGARRILLTLVGLGYVQADGRLFRLTPKILDLGFAYLTSMPFWNLAEPIMEALSQQVHESCSISVLDGTEIVYVLRVPARKIMTINLSIGSRLPAYCSSMGRVLLAGLSEPELDSVLRATDLRARTGRTVTDVDALKAIVADIRQRGWALNDQELEEGLVSLAAPIRNRAGHTIAAINISGQANRTSAQEMLERFLPPLLEASEKISGLVGLRT, translated from the coding sequence ATGGCCAGTTCCACCGATTCCCGCCAGACCCCGCCGCCAGCATCGCCGACCGCCGACAGCGCCGCCGCGCCCGAAAAGCCGAGCGACAGCTATGTGCAGTCCTTTGCACGCGGGCTGTCGGTCATCCGGGCCTTCAATGCGCAGCACCCGGCCCAGACCCTGACCGAAATCGCCCAGGCCAGCGGCCTGACGCGCGCCGGCGCGCGCCGCATCCTGCTGACGCTGGTGGGGCTGGGCTATGTGCAGGCCGACGGGCGCCTGTTCCGGCTCACGCCCAAGATCCTCGACCTGGGCTTCGCCTACCTCACCTCGATGCCGTTCTGGAACCTGGCCGAGCCGATCATGGAGGCGCTGTCGCAGCAGGTCCATGAAAGCTGCTCGATCTCGGTACTGGACGGCACCGAGATCGTCTACGTGCTGCGCGTGCCGGCGCGCAAGATCATGACCATCAACCTGTCGATCGGCAGCCGCCTGCCGGCGTATTGCTCGTCGATGGGACGGGTGCTGCTGGCCGGGCTGAGCGAGCCCGAGCTCGACAGCGTGCTGCGCGCCACCGACCTGCGCGCGCGCACCGGGCGCACCGTGACGGATGTGGACGCGCTCAAGGCCATCGTCGCCGATATCCGCCAGCGCGGCTGGGCTCTGAACGACCAAGAGCTGGAGGAAGGACTGGTGTCGCTGGCCGCGCCGATCCGCAACCGCGCCGGCCACACCATCGCCGCCATCAACATCAGCGGCCAGGCGAATCGCACCAGCGCGCAGGAGATGCTGGAGCGCTTCCTGCCGCCGCTGCTCGAGGCTTCCGAGAAGATCTCCGGGCTGGTCGGGCTGCGCACCTGA
- a CDS encoding phytanoyl-CoA dioxygenase family protein gives MTSLDPRADLPASTLSADAGALPRLVQAFHANGFVILRGFADEPACAALEAVTRQHLAAAVPPVEFEADLGYPGAPATRDAAGGGTVRRLRQAYGRDAVFRRWASDPKLVAVVQALLGEPARITLAHHNCVMTKHPHYGSQTGWHRDTRYWSFARPELVTVWLALGDEDERNGVLRVIPGSHQAKLEPGQLDPAEFLIEAHPASQPLLDAAQPLALHRGDVLCFDSRLFHAAGRNASNAVKLSVAFAYFGASNRPLEGTRSAEFGSVELPAAV, from the coding sequence ATGACCTCGCTGGATCCCCGCGCCGACCTGCCCGCTTCCACCCTGTCCGCCGATGCCGGCGCGCTGCCGCGCCTGGTGCAGGCTTTCCATGCCAACGGTTTCGTGATCCTGCGCGGCTTTGCCGACGAGCCGGCGTGCGCGGCGCTGGAGGCGGTGACGCGCCAGCACCTGGCCGCGGCGGTGCCGCCGGTGGAGTTCGAGGCCGATCTCGGCTATCCGGGTGCCCCGGCCACGCGCGATGCCGCCGGCGGCGGCACCGTCAGGCGCCTGCGCCAGGCCTACGGGCGCGATGCGGTGTTCCGCCGCTGGGCCAGCGATCCGAAGCTGGTCGCCGTGGTGCAGGCCCTGCTCGGCGAGCCCGCCCGCATCACGCTGGCGCATCACAACTGCGTGATGACCAAGCATCCGCACTACGGCAGCCAGACCGGCTGGCACCGCGATACGCGCTACTGGTCGTTCGCGCGCCCGGAACTGGTGACGGTGTGGCTGGCGCTGGGCGACGAGGACGAGCGCAATGGCGTGCTGCGCGTCATCCCGGGCTCGCACCAGGCGAAGCTCGAGCCCGGCCAGCTGGACCCGGCCGAATTCCTGATCGAGGCGCACCCGGCCAGCCAGCCGCTGCTGGATGCCGCGCAGCCGCTGGCGCTGCACCGCGGCGATGTGCTGTGCTTCGACAGCCGGCTGTTCCATGCGGCCGGCCGCAATGCGTCCAATGCGGTCAAGCTGTCGGTGGCGTTCGCGTATTTCGGCGCCAGCAACCGGCCGCTGGAGGGCACGCGCTCGGCCGAGTTCGGCAGCGTGGAGCTGCCCGCGGCGGTCTGA
- a CDS encoding MoxR family ATPase — MTARPRIVASLAEAQAQLGRIVLGKPQQVRLALACMLARGHLLLEDVPGVGKTTLAHALARTLGLHYQRVQFTSDLLPADLIGVSVFVRDAGEFRFHRGPVFAQVVLADEINRAPPKTQSALLEAMAEGQVTHDGATHPLPSPFFVIATQNPLEQIGTHALPESQLDRFTMRLSLGYPDPAFERVLYLGGASAAELPPVMDGSQVLALQQAAAQVYASPALVDYALALVQATRSHGGFAAGLSPRAGLALLACARAWALLAQRDLVLPEDVQAVFMAVAAHRLLPAGAGGHAAVNGQLAALLAGVAIP; from the coding sequence GTGACTGCACGCCCCCGCATCGTCGCTTCGCTGGCCGAGGCCCAGGCCCAGCTGGGCCGCATTGTCCTTGGCAAGCCACAGCAGGTGCGGCTGGCGCTGGCCTGCATGCTGGCACGCGGCCACCTGCTGCTGGAAGACGTGCCGGGCGTGGGCAAGACCACGCTGGCGCATGCGCTGGCGCGCACGCTGGGGCTGCACTACCAGCGCGTGCAGTTCACCAGCGACCTGTTGCCGGCCGACCTGATCGGGGTTTCGGTCTTTGTCCGCGATGCCGGCGAATTCCGCTTCCATCGCGGCCCCGTGTTCGCGCAGGTGGTGCTGGCCGACGAGATCAACCGCGCGCCGCCCAAGACCCAGAGCGCGCTGCTCGAGGCGATGGCCGAGGGGCAGGTGACCCATGACGGCGCCACCCACCCGCTGCCGTCGCCGTTTTTCGTCATTGCCACGCAGAACCCGCTGGAGCAGATCGGCACCCATGCGCTGCCCGAATCTCAGCTGGACCGCTTCACCATGCGCCTGTCGCTGGGCTACCCCGACCCCGCCTTCGAGCGCGTGCTGTACCTGGGCGGCGCCAGCGCCGCGGAACTGCCGCCGGTGATGGACGGCAGCCAGGTGCTGGCGCTGCAGCAAGCGGCCGCGCAGGTGTACGCCAGCCCGGCGCTGGTCGATTACGCGCTGGCGCTGGTGCAGGCCACGCGCAGCCATGGCGGCTTTGCCGCGGGGCTGTCGCCGCGCGCCGGGCTGGCGCTGCTGGCCTGCGCGCGGGCCTGGGCGCTACTGGCGCAGCGCGACCTGGTACTGCCCGAAGACGTGCAGGCAGTATTCATGGCCGTGGCGGCGCACCGCCTGTTGCCGGCGGGCGCCGGTGGCCATGCCGCGGTCAACGGCCAGCTCGCCGCGCTGCTGGCCGGCGTGGCGATTCCCTGA